A DNA window from Aureibaculum sp. 2308TA14-22 contains the following coding sequences:
- a CDS encoding phospho-sugar mutase, whose product MSSQQILEKARQWLAEPFDVETQQNVKELIDNDQETLTESFYKDMEFGTGGMRGIMGVGTNRINKYTLGRATQGLANYLHQTFPDKELKVAIAYDCRHNSKSLAKVVADVLTANNIKALLFDDLRTTPELSFAVRHLKCDAGIVLTASHNPPEYNGYKVYWNDGGQIVPPHDKKIIDEVNAVDFANINFKANENLLISIGKEVDKEFNKASVANGTFNTPNRNNLKIVFTSLHGTSIMSVPQVLKLAGFSDVSLVKEQKKPDGDFPTVASPNPEEPAALKMATDLAEKIGADIVIGTDPDSDRLGIAVRDLEGNLKLLNGNQTMAVMTDYLIKQWHQDGRLNGKQFVGTTIVSTELVNNIAQSYNVETKTCLTGFKWIAKLIRDVEGTQEFIGGGEESFGYMVGDFIRDKDAVTATLLACEIAAHAKNNNSTIYKELLNLYSKHGYYKEHLISLTKKGMDGAQQISQMMVDLRKNPVKEIDGSPVEFLYDYDTSICNNLITGEKTKIDLPNSNVLIYQTKDGTRVAARPSGTEPKIKFYFSVNLPLEKTEEAVVVEKLLTQKIDRIIREMKLN is encoded by the coding sequence ATGAGCAGTCAACAAATACTAGAAAAAGCCAGACAATGGTTAGCTGAACCTTTTGATGTAGAAACCCAACAGAATGTAAAAGAATTAATAGATAATGATCAGGAAACTTTAACTGAAAGTTTCTATAAAGATATGGAATTTGGCACGGGTGGTATGCGTGGCATAATGGGTGTAGGTACTAACAGGATTAACAAATACACCTTAGGTAGAGCTACACAAGGGTTGGCAAATTATTTACATCAAACTTTTCCTGATAAAGAGCTAAAAGTAGCTATTGCTTATGATTGTCGTCATAATAGCAAATCATTAGCAAAAGTGGTGGCTGATGTGCTTACCGCTAATAACATAAAAGCATTATTGTTTGATGATTTAAGAACAACACCTGAGCTTTCTTTTGCCGTTAGGCATTTAAAATGTGATGCGGGAATCGTTTTAACAGCTTCTCATAACCCTCCCGAATATAATGGTTATAAAGTATATTGGAACGACGGTGGACAAATAGTTCCGCCACACGATAAAAAAATAATAGATGAAGTCAATGCTGTTGATTTTGCTAATATTAACTTTAAGGCCAACGAAAATTTATTAATTAGTATTGGTAAAGAGGTTGATAAAGAATTCAATAAAGCTTCTGTTGCCAATGGAACTTTTAATACACCCAACAGAAACAACCTAAAAATTGTATTTACCTCTTTGCATGGTACTTCAATAATGTCAGTTCCTCAAGTGTTGAAACTGGCAGGTTTTTCTGATGTAAGTCTTGTAAAAGAACAGAAAAAGCCTGATGGCGATTTCCCTACAGTAGCATCTCCAAATCCAGAAGAACCAGCAGCTTTAAAAATGGCGACAGATTTAGCCGAAAAAATTGGTGCTGATATTGTTATTGGTACTGACCCTGATTCTGATAGATTAGGTATTGCTGTAAGGGATTTAGAGGGTAATTTAAAATTGCTAAATGGTAACCAAACCATGGCAGTAATGACCGATTATCTGATAAAACAATGGCATCAAGATGGCAGATTGAATGGTAAACAATTTGTTGGAACAACTATTGTATCTACAGAACTTGTTAATAATATTGCCCAAAGTTATAATGTTGAAACCAAAACATGTTTAACAGGATTTAAGTGGATTGCAAAACTAATTAGAGATGTAGAAGGCACTCAAGAGTTTATTGGTGGTGGCGAAGAGAGTTTTGGTTATATGGTGGGCGATTTTATTCGTGATAAAGATGCAGTAACTGCTACACTATTAGCTTGCGAAATTGCAGCTCATGCAAAAAATAACAATTCTACTATTTATAAAGAGTTATTAAACTTGTATTCCAAGCATGGCTATTACAAGGAACACCTAATTTCCTTGACAAAAAAAGGTATGGATGGAGCTCAACAAATAAGTCAAATGATGGTTGATTTACGTAAAAATCCAGTAAAGGAAATTGATGGATCTCCTGTAGAATTTTTATATGATTATGACACTTCTATCTGCAATAATCTGATAACTGGAGAGAAAACTAAGATAGATTTACCAAACTCTAATGTGCTAATCTATCAAACTAAAGACGGAACAAGAGTAGCGGCTAGGCCAAGTGGTACAGAACCCAAAATCAAATTCTATTTTAGCGTGAATTTACCTTTAGAAAAAACGGAGGAAGCAGTTGTTGTTGAAAAATTACTCACCCAAAAAATCGATAGAATTATCCGAGAGATGAAACTGAATTAA
- a CDS encoding DUF4199 domain-containing protein → MENQQKPTKNIALNYGLILGVASILLSVIIYAMGMAYKQDWKTGSISFIITIVVIILGIKKYKEANNGFLSLGQGLKTGVGIALIGAVIGIAYTLIFINVIEPDFMEKTLEISRQKMLENPNLSEDQIDQGLEMQRKFSSPAIIAAVGLVWSLFIGFVVSLIASLVMKRTEEMH, encoded by the coding sequence ATGGAAAATCAACAGAAACCCACAAAAAACATAGCTTTAAATTATGGACTAATTTTAGGAGTTGCCTCAATTCTATTAAGTGTAATAATCTATGCCATGGGTATGGCTTATAAGCAAGATTGGAAGACTGGCTCTATTAGTTTTATTATAACCATAGTAGTAATTATTTTAGGTATAAAAAAATACAAAGAAGCTAATAATGGTTTTCTTAGCTTAGGTCAAGGATTAAAAACTGGTGTTGGCATAGCTTTAATTGGTGCTGTAATCGGTATAGCATATACATTAATCTTTATAAATGTGATAGAGCCAGATTTTATGGAAAAAACTTTAGAAATTAGCCGTCAGAAAATGTTAGAAAATCCAAATCTTTCAGAAGACCAAATTGATCAAGGTTTAGAAATGCAAAGAAAATTTTCTAGTCCAGCAATTATTGCAGCAGTTGGGTTAGTTTGGAGCCTTTTTATAGGTTTTGTTGTATCTTTAATAGCCTCATTAGTAATGAAAAGAACTGAAGAAATGCACTAA
- a CDS encoding glycosyltransferase family 2 protein has protein sequence MNISVVIPLLNEEESLQELHDWIARVMQSNQFLYEIIFIDDGSTDNSWQVIEALSKKNPSVRGIRFQQNYGKSQALNAGFKIAKGNVVITMDADLQDSPDEIPELYNLITENNLDLVSGWKQKRYDSKIKKNLPSKLFNAAARKTSGLHLHDFNCGLKAYKNEVIKSIDVYGEMHRYIPVLAKNEGFTKIDEKVVQHQARKYGTTKFGMDRFINGFLDLITIWFLSKFGKRPMHLFGLLGSFMFFIGFCFGLYLGIDKLFFNTTGRLLTDRPQFYASIVAMIIGTQLFLAGFLGELILRSKRNDERYKISEQV, from the coding sequence ATGAATATTTCAGTAGTTATCCCACTACTTAACGAAGAAGAATCTTTACAAGAATTACATGATTGGATTGCAAGAGTTATGCAATCCAATCAGTTTTTATATGAAATTATTTTTATTGATGATGGTAGTACCGATAACTCTTGGCAAGTTATTGAAGCATTATCAAAAAAAAATCCATCAGTAAGAGGTATACGCTTTCAGCAAAACTACGGTAAATCACAAGCTTTAAATGCAGGATTTAAAATTGCTAAAGGCAATGTGGTTATTACCATGGATGCCGATTTACAGGATAGTCCAGATGAAATTCCAGAATTATACAACCTGATTACCGAAAATAACTTAGACCTTGTTTCTGGATGGAAACAAAAACGCTACGATTCTAAGATCAAAAAGAATTTACCGTCAAAATTATTTAATGCCGCTGCCAGAAAAACTTCGGGATTACATTTACACGATTTTAACTGTGGACTAAAAGCCTATAAAAACGAAGTTATAAAAAGCATAGATGTGTATGGAGAAATGCATCGTTACATTCCCGTTTTGGCTAAAAATGAAGGTTTTACCAAAATTGATGAAAAAGTAGTACAACACCAGGCTAGAAAATACGGAACAACAAAATTTGGTATGGATAGATTTATAAACGGCTTTTTAGATTTAATTACCATTTGGTTTTTATCAAAATTTGGCAAACGCCCAATGCATTTATTCGGTTTATTGGGTAGTTTTATGTTTTTTATTGGATTCTGTTTTGGATTGTATTTAGGTATAGACAAATTGTTTTTTAATACAACTGGAAGATTGCTTACCGACAGACCTCAATTCTATGCTTCAATCGTAGCCATGATAATTGGTACACAATTATTTTTGGCAGGCTTTTTAGGAGAACTTATTTTGCGTTCTAAACGAAATGATGAACGCTATAAAATAAGTGAGCAAGTTTAA
- the fsa gene encoding fructose-6-phosphate aldolase has protein sequence MKFFIDTANLNQIKEAQELGVLDGVTTNPSLMAKEGITGHENIINHYKAICEIVDGDVSAEVIATDFEGMVKEGEALAKLNPQIVVKVPMIREGVKAIKYFSDKGIKTNCTLVFSAGQALLAAKAGATYVSPFIGRLDDISTDGLGLIQEIRLIYDNYGFETQILAASIRHTMHIMDCAKIGADVMTGPLSAIDGLLNHPLTDIGLAKFLADFKKGN, from the coding sequence ATGAAGTTTTTTATAGATACTGCAAACCTAAATCAGATAAAAGAAGCCCAAGAGTTAGGTGTTTTAGATGGTGTAACCACCAATCCATCATTAATGGCTAAAGAAGGTATAACTGGCCATGAAAACATAATCAACCATTATAAGGCAATTTGTGAAATAGTTGATGGAGATGTTAGTGCTGAGGTAATTGCAACAGATTTTGAGGGTATGGTAAAAGAAGGGGAGGCATTGGCTAAATTGAATCCTCAAATTGTAGTAAAAGTACCCATGATAAGAGAAGGTGTTAAGGCCATAAAATACTTTTCAGATAAAGGAATTAAAACGAATTGCACTTTGGTTTTCTCGGCTGGGCAAGCTTTACTAGCTGCTAAAGCGGGTGCAACCTATGTATCTCCGTTTATTGGTCGTTTAGATGATATTTCTACTGATGGACTAGGTTTAATTCAAGAGATTAGGTTAATTTATGATAATTACGGATTTGAAACTCAAATATTAGCAGCCTCAATTAGACACACCATGCATATTATGGATTGTGCTAAAATTGGTGCTGATGTAATGACTGGTCCATTAAGTGCGATTGACGGATTATTAAATCATCCATTAACCGATATTGGTTTGGCAAAGTTCTTAGCTGATTTTAAAAAAGGAAATTAG
- a CDS encoding DUF1569 domain-containing protein: MPLLQQELSFLERAISNSDKIATKISASNVAWHIDHSLKVIHRVCNYLITSDPNEYKWKFNKWRFIIFLKGSIPRGRAKAPKKVRPPENIRIEDLKLELEKAEQLLKSIEKLPTKSNFDHHIFGKLHLKKTIRFLEIHTNHHIKIIKDILNAQ; the protein is encoded by the coding sequence ATGCCTTTATTACAACAAGAGTTATCATTTCTAGAAAGAGCAATTAGTAATTCTGATAAAATAGCGACTAAAATATCAGCAAGTAATGTAGCATGGCATATAGACCATTCTCTAAAAGTAATACATAGGGTCTGTAACTATTTAATCACCTCTGATCCAAATGAATATAAATGGAAATTCAACAAGTGGAGGTTCATTATCTTTTTAAAAGGGTCAATTCCTCGAGGAAGAGCTAAAGCTCCTAAAAAAGTTCGTCCACCAGAAAATATTAGAATAGAGGATTTGAAATTAGAATTAGAAAAAGCTGAACAATTATTAAAATCTATTGAAAAATTACCTACAAAAAGTAATTTTGACCATCATATATTTGGAAAATTGCACTTAAAAAAAACCATTCGATTTTTAGAAATTCATACCAACCATCACATTAAAATAATAAAAGATATTCTTAATGCTCAATAG
- a CDS encoding SDR family oxidoreductase gives MSKVVLITGASSGIGKSIAEYLHQKGMLVYGTSRKPKEKNMNGVKLLPLDVTDVATIKKAVETIIANEGKLDVLINNAGMGITGPIEDTPTDEMRRVFNTNFFGAIDVIKMVLPQMRKQKSGLIVNVTSIAGYMGLPFRGIYSASKGALEIITEATRMEVKQFGIIITNIAPGDFATNIAAGRYHTPVFEDSAYKEKYAENLALLDEHVDSGLNPQIMAESVYKIITKKQPKIHYKVGGFMEKFSIVLKRILPDTWYEKLLMNHYKL, from the coding sequence ATGTCTAAAGTAGTATTAATTACAGGTGCTTCATCGGGAATTGGTAAAAGCATTGCCGAATATTTACATCAAAAAGGGATGCTGGTTTATGGCACTAGCCGTAAACCGAAAGAGAAGAATATGAATGGCGTTAAACTATTGCCTTTAGATGTAACTGATGTTGCTACAATTAAAAAAGCTGTGGAAACAATTATTGCTAATGAAGGTAAATTAGATGTGCTAATTAATAATGCCGGTATGGGTATTACGGGGCCTATTGAAGATACACCAACCGATGAAATGCGACGTGTTTTTAATACTAATTTTTTTGGTGCTATTGATGTTATTAAAATGGTTTTACCGCAAATGCGTAAACAAAAATCGGGATTAATAGTCAACGTTACTTCAATAGCTGGTTATATGGGTTTGCCCTTTCGGGGAATTTATTCCGCTAGTAAAGGAGCGTTAGAAATTATTACCGAAGCGACACGGATGGAAGTTAAACAATTTGGAATTATAATTACGAATATAGCTCCTGGAGATTTTGCAACAAATATTGCCGCAGGGAGGTATCATACCCCTGTTTTTGAAGACTCGGCTTATAAAGAAAAATATGCTGAAAATTTAGCTTTATTGGATGAGCATGTTGATAGCGGTTTAAACCCTCAAATTATGGCTGAATCCGTTTATAAAATTATAACGAAAAAGCAACCTAAAATCCATTATAAAGTAGGTGGGTTTATGGAAAAATTCTCCATAGTTTTAAAAAGAATATTACCAGATACTTGGTATGAAAAGTTGTTAATGAACCACTACAAGTTATAG
- a CDS encoding lactonase family protein, whose protein sequence is MKYSYLILILIITFSCKNDKKMNTKPSIENENRMSFFVGTYTDTKSEGVYTYALSDSGKIKKVGLAAKTENPSFLTKSTDGNYLLAVNELNSVNGMGTVESYKIVGDSLELISKQSSGGAHPCFVATNKNGYVLTANYSSGNLGLLKLNEMGRLSELLDTQNHNKNIENEDKTARAHSAYFIGSNQFISADLGTNQLWFSSVDTENDKIVPNQPPTLQIAGENPGSRHLAFHPKKDWIYVINELNSTVSLIRKNKDEKYEVENSFSTLPKGYTEKSYCADIHISNDGKFLYGSNRGHNSIAIFEINQESGALKAIGYESVKGDWPRNFALSPNNEFLLVANQRSENIVSFKRDKITGLLTFVEEVKVPSPVCILF, encoded by the coding sequence ATGAAATATAGTTACTTAATACTTATTTTAATAATTACTTTCAGTTGTAAAAACGACAAGAAAATGAATACCAAACCTTCAATAGAAAACGAAAATAGGATGTCTTTCTTCGTCGGTACTTATACCGATACCAAGAGCGAAGGGGTTTATACCTATGCTCTTTCGGATAGTGGTAAAATTAAAAAAGTTGGGTTGGCGGCTAAAACAGAAAACCCTTCCTTTTTAACCAAATCAACTGACGGCAACTATTTATTGGCGGTAAATGAACTCAATTCAGTAAACGGAATGGGTACGGTGGAGTCTTACAAAATTGTTGGTGATAGTTTGGAGTTAATCAGTAAGCAATCATCGGGCGGTGCACATCCTTGTTTTGTTGCAACAAATAAAAATGGATATGTATTGACAGCAAACTATTCAAGTGGTAATTTGGGCTTACTTAAACTAAACGAAATGGGAAGGTTGTCAGAATTACTCGACACACAAAACCATAATAAAAATATAGAAAACGAAGATAAAACAGCTCGTGCTCATTCTGCGTATTTTATTGGTAGCAATCAGTTTATCTCAGCAGATTTAGGCACAAACCAACTGTGGTTCTCTTCTGTTGATACTGAGAATGATAAAATAGTACCCAATCAACCTCCAACATTACAAATAGCTGGTGAAAATCCTGGATCTAGGCATTTGGCTTTTCATCCTAAAAAAGATTGGATATATGTAATCAATGAATTGAACAGTACTGTTTCTTTAATAAGAAAAAATAAAGATGAAAAATACGAAGTAGAAAATTCCTTTTCTACCTTACCGAAAGGTTATACCGAAAAAAGTTACTGTGCGGACATTCATATTTCAAATGACGGTAAGTTTTTGTATGGCTCCAACCGTGGACATAATAGCATTGCCATTTTTGAAATTAATCAAGAATCTGGAGCTTTAAAAGCTATAGGATATGAATCAGTAAAAGGAGATTGGCCCAGAAATTTTGCACTATCTCCAAACAATGAATTTTTACTGGTAGCCAATCAACGTTCGGAAAATATTGTGTCTTTTAAAAGGGATAAAATAACTGGGCTACTAACCTTTGTAGAAGAAGTTAAAGTCCCTTCACCTGTTTGCATCTTGTTCTAA